One stretch of Novosphingobium pentaromativorans US6-1 DNA includes these proteins:
- the flgB gene encoding flagellar basal body rod protein FlgB, whose protein sequence is MPQDLFGIHAKALELRSERMGVIASNIANAGTPGYKARDIDFAAALKSASNGADIESAAQSATQYRIPVMPSLDGNTVELQNEQLAFSENAVGYATTLEFIRSRVDNVKRALRGE, encoded by the coding sequence ATGCCGCAGGACCTGTTCGGAATTCACGCCAAGGCGCTCGAGCTTCGCTCCGAGCGCATGGGCGTGATCGCCTCGAACATCGCGAATGCCGGGACCCCGGGCTACAAGGCGCGCGACATCGATTTTGCCGCGGCGCTGAAGTCCGCAAGCAACGGCGCCGATATCGAGAGCGCAGCCCAGAGCGCCACGCAATACCGCATTCCGGTGATGCCCTCGCTCGACGGCAATACGGTGGAGCTGCAGAACGAGCAGCTCGCCTTTTCGGAAAACGCCGTCGGCTACGCCACCACGCTCGAGTTCATCCGCTCGCGCGTCGACAACGTCAAACGCGCACTGAGAGGTGAATAG
- a CDS encoding flagellar hook capping FlgD N-terminal domain-containing protein codes for MTVSSVNSTSASTSTSSTNKNSLASLNSGDFLKLMLAQMQQQDPTNPVDQKEMLAQMAQFSQLSSTTEMSDTLSTISSKLDTLVTAQTSTNEALTSLAQQVAASQATDSSTSA; via the coding sequence ATGACCGTCAGTTCCGTAAATTCGACAAGCGCGTCGACGAGCACCTCGTCGACCAACAAGAATTCGCTCGCTTCGCTCAATTCCGGCGATTTCCTCAAGCTGATGCTCGCGCAGATGCAGCAGCAGGATCCGACCAACCCGGTCGACCAGAAGGAAATGCTCGCGCAGATGGCGCAGTTCTCGCAGCTCTCGAGCACGACCGAGATGTCCGACACGCTGAGCACGATTTCCTCGAAGCTCGACACACTCGTGACGGCCCAGACTTCGACCAACGAGGCCCTGACCTCGCTCGCACAGCAAGTAGCCGCTTCGCAGGCGACCGACAGCTCGACCAGCGCCTGA
- the flgG gene encoding flagellar basal-body rod protein FlgG, protein MPSSALQVARTGLEAQDQRMRVIANNLANVGTTAFKRDRANFATLAYQDARVAGADSSTETTYATGLNLGTGVAIQSTTRMETQGSLETTGNNLDLALDGDGYFQVQLPGGQLGYTRAGNFTRSSEGQLVTSQGYALQPSITVPDNATSITISTDGTVSAQIAGQSDPTQLGQITVASFTNPGGLQASSDNFMLETAASGPAQIGVPGENGRGQIRQGMLEASNVNIVEELVDMIETQRAYEINSKMISAVDQMLQNANQTL, encoded by the coding sequence ATGCCTAGCTCAGCACTCCAGGTCGCCCGCACCGGTCTCGAAGCCCAAGACCAGCGCATGCGCGTGATCGCCAACAACCTCGCCAACGTCGGTACCACCGCGTTCAAGCGCGACCGCGCCAACTTCGCGACGCTGGCCTACCAGGACGCGCGCGTGGCCGGGGCAGACTCCTCGACCGAGACCACTTACGCCACCGGCCTGAATCTGGGCACCGGCGTTGCCATCCAGTCGACCACGCGCATGGAAACGCAAGGCTCGCTGGAGACGACCGGCAACAACCTCGACCTCGCGCTCGACGGCGACGGTTATTTCCAGGTCCAGCTTCCCGGCGGCCAGCTCGGCTATACCCGCGCGGGCAACTTCACCCGCTCGTCCGAAGGCCAGCTGGTGACCTCGCAAGGTTATGCGCTGCAGCCCTCGATCACCGTCCCCGACAACGCCACGTCGATCACCATCTCGACCGACGGCACCGTCTCGGCGCAGATCGCCGGCCAATCGGACCCGACGCAGCTCGGCCAGATCACGGTCGCCAGCTTCACCAACCCGGGCGGGCTGCAGGCTTCCTCGGACAACTTCATGCTCGAGACCGCGGCCAGCGGCCCGGCGCAGATCGGCGTGCCCGGCGAAAACGGCCGCGGCCAGATCCGGCAGGGGATGCTCGAGGCTTCCAACGTCAACATCGTCGAGGAGCTGGTCGACATGATCGAAACCCAGCGCGCCTACGAGATCAACTCCAAGATGATCTCGGCGGTCGACCAGATGTTGCAGAACGCCAACCAGACGCTGTGA
- a CDS encoding flagellar basal body rod protein FlgF, which translates to MDRLIYTAVSGMNASMTRERVIASNMANAQTIGFRKEIIQATPMTLEGPQLEARAMTSTEVRGASMKEGSVTSTGNPLDVALDGDAMLAVQAYDGGEAYTRRGDLSVSVTGVIENGEGLPVLGDNGPVTVPPGSIVTIAPDGGVLVKDPATPQDPPVRLDRLKLVSTTGSQIEKDLAGQFRVRGGGVLPVDENARLTPEALEQSNVNASEVLVEMISAQRLFDMRTKLVDTAKQLDEGSARLMRIDS; encoded by the coding sequence ATGGACCGGCTGATCTATACCGCCGTTTCCGGCATGAATGCCTCGATGACGCGCGAGCGCGTGATCGCAAGCAACATGGCCAATGCCCAGACCATCGGCTTTCGCAAGGAAATCATCCAGGCGACGCCGATGACGCTGGAAGGCCCGCAGCTGGAAGCGCGCGCGATGACCAGCACCGAAGTGCGCGGCGCATCGATGAAGGAAGGCTCGGTCACTTCGACCGGCAATCCGCTCGACGTCGCGCTCGACGGCGATGCCATGCTCGCGGTCCAGGCCTACGACGGCGGCGAGGCCTATACCCGCCGCGGCGACCTCTCGGTCTCGGTCACCGGCGTGATCGAGAACGGCGAGGGCCTGCCGGTCCTGGGCGACAACGGCCCGGTCACGGTCCCGCCCGGTTCGATCGTCACCATCGCGCCCGACGGCGGCGTGCTGGTCAAGGACCCGGCGACGCCCCAGGACCCGCCGGTCCGCCTCGACCGCCTCAAGCTGGTCAGCACCACCGGATCGCAGATCGAAAAGGACCTCGCCGGCCAGTTCCGCGTACGCGGCGGCGGCGTCCTGCCGGTCGACGAGAACGCCCGGCTGACCCCCGAGGCCCTTGAACAGTCAAACGTCAACGCGTCCGAAGTGCTGGTCGAAATGATCTCGGCCCAGCGCCTTTTCGACATGCGTACCAAACTCGTCGACACCGCCAAGCAGCTCGACGAGGGCAGCGCGCGTCTCATGCGCATCGATTCCTGA
- a CDS encoding flagellar hook-basal body complex protein: MSFYTSLTGLKNAQTDLNVISNNIANAETGGFKKSDTAFADIVTNSVFSDSSTTVGIGARVAAVKQNFSLGPIDQTGNALDVVINGDGFFTVVSPTSGQTEYTRAGSFSIDGQGFIKNAQGSRVQVFPVDATGTVTSTTTLQDAQLPQTNAAGSIFAGVSIGDRGEVVATYADGSNTTVGVVALASFLAPNGLKQMGNASWTATGNSGAASYGEPKTGLYGSMLSGSLERSNVDIAEELVSLITAQRNFQANAKAIDTASQISQTVINLRT; this comes from the coding sequence ATGTCTTTCTACACTTCGCTTACCGGCCTCAAGAACGCCCAGACCGACCTCAACGTCATCTCGAACAACATCGCCAACGCGGAAACCGGCGGCTTCAAGAAGAGCGACACAGCCTTCGCGGACATCGTCACCAACTCGGTCTTCTCCGACTCCTCGACGACCGTGGGCATCGGCGCGCGCGTCGCGGCGGTGAAGCAGAACTTCTCGCTCGGCCCGATCGACCAGACCGGCAACGCGCTCGATGTCGTGATCAACGGCGACGGCTTCTTCACGGTCGTTTCGCCGACTTCGGGCCAGACGGAATATACCCGCGCCGGTTCGTTCTCCATCGACGGTCAGGGCTTCATCAAGAACGCGCAGGGCTCGCGCGTCCAGGTCTTCCCGGTCGACGCAACCGGCACCGTCACTTCGACCACGACCCTCCAGGATGCGCAGTTGCCGCAGACCAATGCCGCCGGCTCGATCTTCGCGGGCGTGTCCATCGGCGACAGGGGCGAGGTCGTCGCCACTTATGCCGACGGCTCCAACACCACGGTGGGCGTCGTTGCGCTTGCCTCGTTTCTCGCCCCCAACGGCCTGAAGCAGATGGGCAACGCTAGCTGGACTGCGACCGGCAATTCCGGCGCCGCCAGCTACGGCGAACCCAAGACGGGTCTCTACGGCTCCATGCTGTCGGGCTCACTGGAGCGCTCGAACGTGGACATCGCCGAGGAACTGGTTTCGCTGATCACCGCGCAGCGCAACTTCCAGGCCAATGCCAAGGCCATCGATACCGCCTCGCAGATCTCGCAGACCGTCATCAACCTGCGGACCTGA
- a CDS encoding flagellar basal body P-ring protein FlgI: MIRKILLVLAAAMTALTPGIASAERVRDLGQFQGVRSNQLTGYGIVVGLPGTGDDNLEYLTQAMKGVSGRMGLTLPPGVSPGLKNAAAVMITADLPAFAKPGQRIDVTVSTIGKAKSLRGGALIMTPLYGADGQIYAMAQGNLAVGGLGISGKDGSNVTVNIPTVGRIADGASVERAVATGFDSDPLLRWNLFNADFLTASRVRDAINRRLPGTASVEDGVTLALRLPPQPDTRASVMAAIEMIEVEPAETAARVIVNSRTGTVVINNAVRLSPAAISHGKLTVRVDEDPTVVQPAPFSRGQTAVEQNSTITTDEEKRSVAMFRPGASLSSVVDALNMLGVTPSDLVAILEALKQAGALKAEMVVI, encoded by the coding sequence ATGATCCGCAAAATCCTGCTCGTCCTCGCCGCAGCGATGACCGCGCTGACCCCGGGCATCGCCAGCGCCGAACGCGTACGCGACCTCGGCCAGTTCCAGGGCGTGCGCTCCAACCAGCTGACCGGCTACGGCATCGTCGTCGGCCTGCCCGGCACCGGCGACGACAACCTGGAATACCTGACGCAGGCGATGAAGGGCGTTTCGGGCCGCATGGGCCTGACCCTGCCGCCCGGCGTCTCGCCCGGTCTCAAGAATGCCGCCGCAGTGATGATCACGGCCGACCTGCCTGCCTTCGCCAAGCCGGGCCAGCGCATCGACGTGACCGTCTCGACAATCGGCAAGGCCAAGTCGCTGCGCGGCGGCGCGCTGATCATGACCCCGCTCTACGGCGCGGACGGCCAGATCTACGCGATGGCCCAGGGCAACCTGGCGGTCGGCGGGCTCGGCATTTCGGGCAAGGACGGCTCGAACGTCACTGTCAACATTCCGACCGTGGGCCGCATCGCCGATGGCGCCAGCGTCGAACGTGCGGTCGCCACCGGCTTCGACAGCGATCCCCTGCTGCGCTGGAACCTGTTCAACGCCGACTTCCTCACGGCCTCGCGCGTGCGCGACGCGATCAACCGCCGCCTGCCGGGCACTGCCTCGGTCGAAGACGGCGTCACCCTCGCCCTGCGCCTGCCGCCGCAGCCCGACACCCGGGCCAGCGTCATGGCCGCGATCGAGATGATCGAAGTCGAACCGGCAGAAACCGCCGCACGCGTCATCGTCAACAGCCGCACCGGGACCGTCGTGATCAACAATGCGGTGCGCCTCTCGCCTGCCGCGATCAGCCACGGCAAGCTGACCGTGCGCGTCGACGAAGACCCGACCGTCGTCCAGCCCGCGCCGTTCAGCCGCGGCCAGACCGCCGTCGAGCAAAACAGCACGATTACGACCGACGAGGAAAAGCGTTCGGTCGCGATGTTCAGGCCCGGCGCCTCGCTGTCCTCGGTCGTCGATGCCCTCAACATGCTGGGCGTCACCCCGTCCGACCTCGTGGCGATCCTCGAGGCGCTCAAGCAGGCCGGCGCGCTCAAGGCCGAGATGGTGGTGATATGA
- a CDS encoding rod-binding protein, which translates to MSVILPSTPGLTVNAQGSDREKLHTTAKQFEAIFVRQMLAAARKTDFGGEDVFGSQAMDTFRQLQDEHFADVTAESGTLGMASIIEAQMARFLPAETTPEADVTAQEKAQR; encoded by the coding sequence ATGAGTGTCATCCTGCCTTCCACCCCGGGCCTGACCGTCAACGCGCAGGGCAGCGACCGCGAGAAGCTGCACACGACGGCCAAGCAGTTCGAAGCCATCTTCGTGCGCCAGATGCTGGCCGCCGCCCGCAAGACCGACTTTGGCGGCGAGGACGTGTTCGGCAGCCAGGCAATGGACACCTTTCGCCAGCTTCAGGACGAGCACTTCGCCGATGTCACCGCCGAATCCGGCACGCTCGGCATGGCCTCTATCATCGAGGCGCAGATGGCACGGTTCTTGCCTGCAGAGACCACGCCAGAAGCCGACGTCACGGCGCAAGAAAAGGCGCAAAGGTAA
- a CDS encoding flagella basal body P-ring formation protein FlgA, translating into MTTGLVLAAAAAASALAGFADLEAIDRQVAGFTGAPIGAVGGALTGVDRRLRLQPCRSGLALSWRTTMHDSVVVQCGDANGWRIFVPVRQAAPVAAAPVANAVNRGDAVAISISGDGFSVSQPGEALDAGAVGDWIRVRPVTGTRTRAEPMRGRIERPGVVSIPLP; encoded by the coding sequence ATGACGACTGGCCTTGTCCTCGCTGCCGCCGCGGCAGCTTCCGCCCTTGCCGGCTTTGCCGATCTCGAAGCGATCGACCGGCAGGTTGCCGGCTTTACCGGAGCGCCGATCGGCGCGGTCGGCGGGGCCTTGACGGGTGTCGACCGCCGTCTGCGCCTGCAGCCTTGCCGCAGCGGACTGGCGCTGTCCTGGCGCACGACGATGCATGACAGCGTCGTCGTCCAGTGCGGCGATGCCAACGGCTGGCGGATTTTCGTGCCGGTGCGCCAGGCCGCTCCGGTCGCCGCCGCTCCCGTGGCCAATGCGGTCAATCGCGGCGATGCGGTCGCGATCTCGATTTCCGGTGACGGCTTTTCCGTCTCGCAACCGGGCGAGGCTCTCGATGCAGGTGCCGTGGGCGACTGGATCAGGGTGCGCCCGGTAACCGGCACGCGCACACGTGCCGAACCGATGCGGGGCCGTATCGAACGGCCGGGCGTAGTATCCATTCCCTTGCCCTGA
- a CDS encoding MotA/TolQ/ExbB proton channel family protein, producing MQVDNLFDATSALIVVGGTIAATVMRCGLRDTRTAIASLGGLFGKRFDASRARSELAGHVREMQTHGVIRTAPHHFGDAEFDEATDALIGTRSIGALQAAHVAHKRRRVVRNRRAVRTFNQAADLSPVFGLAGTLVSLSQLPGGAEGAGDFTTAISMAVLTTLYGLLLGNIVFAPLARVVARVGAKEERERQKVLDWLEGQLVSALPAHARPAAMEKAVASIAARGSRA from the coding sequence ATGCAGGTCGACAATCTGTTCGATGCCACCAGCGCCCTGATCGTTGTGGGCGGTACGATCGCGGCGACGGTCATGCGCTGCGGCCTGCGGGACACACGCACGGCGATCGCATCGCTTGGCGGACTGTTCGGCAAGCGTTTCGACGCTTCCCGCGCCCGGTCCGAACTGGCCGGGCACGTGCGCGAAATGCAGACCCACGGGGTGATCCGCACGGCACCGCATCATTTCGGCGATGCGGAATTCGACGAGGCGACCGATGCCTTGATCGGAACCCGTTCGATCGGCGCCCTGCAGGCGGCCCACGTCGCCCACAAACGCCGCCGCGTGGTGCGCAATCGCCGCGCCGTGCGTACCTTCAACCAGGCGGCCGACCTCTCGCCGGTTTTCGGACTTGCCGGCACGCTTGTCTCGCTCAGCCAGTTGCCCGGCGGCGCGGAAGGGGCCGGAGATTTCACCACCGCAATCTCGATGGCGGTGCTGACGACGCTCTATGGGCTGCTGCTGGGCAACATCGTTTTCGCTCCGCTTGCGCGTGTCGTGGCCCGGGTGGGCGCGAAGGAAGAGCGTGAGCGCCAGAAAGTGCTCGATTGGCTGGAGGGCCAGCTCGTTTCCGCCTTGCCGGCCCATGCGCGCCCTGCGGCCATGGAAAAGGCCGTGGCGTCCATTGCCGCGCGCGGCTCACGCGCGTGA
- the flgM gene encoding flagellar biosynthesis anti-sigma factor FlgM: MPPIEVGPARAITAISARLARTAGKDSLPGANGAAAVSKTAPTDKQAAIAAGAAVETTEALDPSAPPVNTERVKQIRKAVESGTYPLVPAEIADAMIAAGVLLRSGK, encoded by the coding sequence ATGCCACCTATCGAAGTGGGACCTGCACGCGCAATTACCGCGATCAGTGCCAGGCTGGCCCGCACGGCGGGCAAAGACTCCCTGCCCGGCGCGAACGGCGCCGCGGCAGTCAGTAAAACTGCGCCGACCGACAAGCAGGCGGCGATTGCCGCCGGTGCGGCGGTGGAGACGACCGAGGCGCTCGATCCGAGCGCGCCGCCGGTCAATACCGAACGCGTGAAGCAGATCCGCAAGGCCGTGGAATCGGGGACCTATCCCCTCGTTCCCGCCGAAATTGCGGACGCCATGATTGCAGCCGGTGTGCTGCTGAGGAGCGGCAAGTGA
- a CDS encoding flagellar basal body L-ring protein FlgH has translation MTRKTIVSAIATVAALAALGGAPAYAKKHKPSGFEPTLPLAQPAAPSAPTGGIFNASTGYAALYEGNRARRIGDPLTIVLIETTTASKAVSSKSQKGGGASITPPTAGPLSFLNPDALKASSSSSFNGQGNAAQTSSLASTLSVTIAEVRPNGTALVKGEKQMLLSQGDEWVRFSGIVRLADVDEENSILSSRVADAKIEYSGKGSLQRASRQGWLGKFFNMISPF, from the coding sequence ATGACGCGCAAGACCATCGTTTCGGCCATCGCCACAGTCGCCGCCCTTGCGGCACTCGGCGGCGCGCCGGCCTATGCCAAGAAGCACAAGCCTTCGGGCTTCGAGCCGACCTTGCCCCTGGCCCAGCCCGCAGCGCCAAGCGCGCCGACCGGCGGCATCTTCAATGCCTCGACCGGCTATGCCGCACTTTACGAAGGCAACCGTGCGCGCCGGATCGGCGATCCGCTGACCATCGTCCTGATCGAGACAACGACGGCGTCCAAGGCCGTCAGTTCCAAGAGCCAGAAGGGCGGAGGCGCCTCGATCACCCCGCCCACGGCCGGGCCGCTGTCATTTTTAAATCCCGATGCGCTTAAAGCCAGCAGCTCTTCGTCGTTCAATGGTCAGGGAAATGCGGCCCAGACGAGTTCGCTCGCCTCGACGCTTTCCGTCACGATCGCCGAAGTGCGGCCAAACGGCACCGCGCTGGTCAAAGGGGAAAAGCAGATGCTGCTCAGCCAGGGTGATGAATGGGTCCGGTTCTCCGGCATCGTTCGCCTGGCCGACGTAGACGAGGAAAACTCGATCCTCTCCAGCCGCGTGGCAGATGCGAAGATCGAATATTCGGGCAAGGGCTCGCTCCAGCGTGCCAGCCGCCAGGGCTGGCTGGGCAAGTTCTTCAACATGATTTCGCCGTTCTGA
- the flgC gene encoding flagellar basal body rod protein FlgC has product MAGQPFTIFDVAQRGMSAQLVRMNAAASNLANAGTVSGSEADAYKPIRAVFAEDLDRASGLATVQVQGVVREQAAAVREHNPDHPLADENGDVWAAPVDENAEMVEMLEASRQYQNMVEALSTAKQLMLDTMRLK; this is encoded by the coding sequence ATGGCCGGTCAGCCCTTTACCATCTTCGACGTCGCACAGCGCGGCATGTCCGCCCAGCTCGTGCGCATGAACGCCGCCGCTTCCAACCTCGCCAATGCCGGCACCGTGTCGGGCAGCGAGGCGGATGCCTACAAGCCGATCCGCGCCGTCTTCGCCGAGGACCTCGATCGCGCCAGCGGCCTTGCCACCGTTCAGGTGCAGGGTGTGGTGCGCGAACAGGCCGCAGCGGTGCGCGAACACAATCCCGACCACCCGCTCGCCGATGAAAACGGCGATGTCTGGGCCGCTCCCGTCGATGAGAACGCCGAGATGGTCGAGATGCTCGAGGCCTCGCGCCAGTACCAGAACATGGTCGAGGCCCTTTCCACCGCCAAGCAACTCATGCTCGACACGATGAGGCTCAAATGA
- a CDS encoding transglycosylase SLT domain-containing protein produces the protein MSDAPGIGGVGSPNGGGTRVQAAIARAAAATGVDFKYLMAQAKLESSMDPGARASTSSAAGLYQFTQGTWVETLDRHADRHGLDWVGSAIDGGRITDPTMRAQIMSLRYDPDTSAMMAAELASDNRAELTGVLGREPDSSELYLAHFLGISGASQFLSALNTNPSQSAASILPKAAAANRGIFYDGGAPRSVGGVMDLIRGKVSQAMNGEAPAQWATMSTNAQLAAAPAAPQSHLGPIAREFHAGLGEAPQMATRSMSATLQGTFGSGSGADAAPAHVRNAYAKLARFGL, from the coding sequence TTGAGCGATGCACCAGGTATCGGTGGGGTAGGAAGCCCGAATGGCGGCGGCACTCGCGTGCAGGCCGCCATTGCGCGTGCCGCTGCCGCCACCGGCGTCGACTTCAAATACCTGATGGCCCAGGCCAAGCTCGAGTCCAGCATGGACCCGGGCGCCAGGGCGTCGACATCCAGCGCCGCCGGCCTCTATCAGTTCACCCAGGGCACCTGGGTCGAAACGCTCGACCGCCATGCCGATCGCCATGGCCTCGACTGGGTCGGTTCCGCGATTGACGGTGGGCGGATCACCGATCCCACGATGCGCGCGCAGATCATGTCGCTGCGCTACGATCCCGACACTTCGGCGATGATGGCTGCCGAACTGGCCAGCGACAACCGCGCCGAGCTGACCGGCGTGCTGGGCCGCGAGCCGGATTCGTCCGAGCTATATCTCGCCCACTTCCTCGGCATTTCCGGGGCCAGCCAGTTCCTGTCGGCCCTCAATACCAATCCATCGCAGAGCGCGGCCTCGATCCTGCCCAAGGCGGCAGCGGCCAATCGCGGCATCTTTTACGACGGCGGCGCACCGCGCAGCGTCGGCGGGGTGATGGATCTCATCCGCGGCAAGGTGTCGCAGGCGATGAACGGCGAAGCGCCGGCGCAGTGGGCGACGATGTCGACCAATGCGCAGCTCGCGGCAGCACCGGCTGCACCGCAATCGCACCTGGGGCCAATCGCCCGCGAATTCCATGCCGGACTGGGCGAGGCGCCGCAGATGGCGACGCGCTCCATGTCCGCAACTCTCCAAGGCACTTTCGGTTCGGGCTCGGGGGCGGATGCCGCCCCGGCGCATGTCCGTAACGCCTACGCCAAGCTTGCGAGGTTCGGACTGTGA
- the flgK gene encoding flagellar hook-associated protein FlgK, with the protein MAADLLSIAKSGAAAARTALDLTAQNIANASSEGYVRRTISVSELSANSVSSAPTAVNLAGVRVNGVVRNADVFRQAEVRRTGADAARASAEVQGLENIESSVEQTGVYDAIVAFEGSLQQLLSDPTDGSLRAAVLEQGRTLSETFNVASSSLDAVGKGLQFDAQDGVDEVNRLAGELARVNLRLSRASDQSSDQTTLLDQRDSLLEQMSKVANVNASYNPDKTVSVTIGGTAGQTLVSGGTTATLAMATAADGTISFTLDGAAASISSGALAGRSQALTQLADTRGQLDTLAAKIVDVVNTAQANGADLNGNAGQPLFSGTGAGDMAMIATNGSAIATAPAGSAANSRDPGNLTALRNDLATADPAGEMDTLLFTISSAVAGRTVTRDALESIASTAKVALQAQAGVDLDEEAVSLVRYQQAFQANGRVMQVASDIFDSILNIR; encoded by the coding sequence ATGGCCGCAGACCTCCTCTCGATTGCCAAGTCCGGCGCTGCGGCTGCCCGCACCGCGCTGGACCTGACCGCGCAGAACATCGCCAACGCATCGTCGGAGGGCTATGTCCGCCGCACGATCAGCGTGTCCGAACTCTCTGCGAACTCGGTCAGCTCGGCCCCGACGGCGGTCAACCTCGCAGGCGTTCGGGTCAACGGGGTCGTGCGCAATGCCGACGTCTTCCGCCAGGCCGAAGTGCGCCGCACCGGCGCCGATGCCGCCCGCGCGAGCGCGGAAGTCCAGGGCCTGGAAAACATCGAGAGTTCCGTCGAGCAGACCGGCGTCTACGATGCCATCGTTGCCTTCGAAGGCAGCCTGCAGCAGCTTCTGTCCGACCCCACCGACGGTTCGCTGCGCGCCGCCGTGCTGGAGCAGGGGCGGACCCTTTCGGAAACTTTCAACGTCGCGTCGTCCAGCCTCGATGCTGTCGGCAAGGGCCTGCAGTTCGACGCCCAGGACGGCGTCGACGAGGTCAACCGGCTCGCCGGCGAACTGGCCCGCGTCAACCTGCGCCTCTCGCGCGCGTCGGACCAGTCGAGCGACCAGACAACGCTGCTCGACCAGCGCGACTCGCTGCTCGAACAGATGAGCAAGGTCGCCAACGTCAACGCCAGCTACAATCCGGACAAGACCGTCAGCGTCACCATCGGCGGCACGGCCGGGCAGACGCTGGTCTCGGGCGGAACCACGGCGACGCTGGCAATGGCTACAGCCGCCGATGGCACCATATCCTTTACTCTGGACGGCGCGGCCGCCTCGATCAGCTCGGGCGCGCTCGCCGGGCGGAGCCAGGCCCTCACCCAGCTGGCCGACACCCGCGGCCAGCTCGACACGCTGGCCGCCAAGATCGTCGACGTCGTCAACACCGCACAGGCCAATGGCGCCGACCTCAACGGCAATGCCGGCCAGCCGCTGTTTTCGGGCACCGGCGCCGGCGACATGGCGATGATCGCCACCAATGGCAGCGCGATCGCGACGGCCCCTGCGGGATCGGCAGCGAACAGCCGCGACCCCGGCAACCTGACCGCCCTGCGCAACGACCTCGCCACCGCCGATCCGGCCGGCGAAATGGACACCCTGCTTTTCACCATTTCCAGCGCCGTCGCCGGCCGCACGGTCACGCGCGACGCCCTGGAATCCATCGCAAGCACCGCCAAGGTCGCGCTCCAGGCGCAGGCCGGCGTCGACCTCGACGAGGAGGCGGTGAGCCTCGTGCGCTACCAGCAGGCTTTCCAGGCCAACGGCCGCGTCATGCAGGTCGCAAGCGACATCTTCGATTCCATCCTGAACATCAGGTGA